A genome region from Nitrospirota bacterium includes the following:
- a CDS encoding YtxH domain-containing protein: protein MADDRGFSPGAVGLAFLSGALVGAAVALLMAPQSGRDTREQLRGYARKAEDDLRDLAGKATEAFDHVVEKGREAIHEKKSILSEALDAGREAMRRERDRLAGEKKG from the coding sequence ATGGCGGATGATCGCGGATTTTCACCGGGGGCAGTCGGGTTGGCGTTTTTAAGCGGGGCTCTGGTTGGTGCGGCGGTCGCCCTGTTAATGGCTCCGCAATCGGGCCGCGACACCAGGGAGCAATTACGCGGCTATGCCCGGAAGGCCGAAGATGACCTGCGCGATCTGGCCGGCAAGGCCACCGAGGCGTTCGACCATGTGGTCGAGAAGGGGCGCGAGGCCATCCACGAAAAGAAGTCCATTCTGAGCGAGGCCCTCGATGCCGGCCGCGAGGCCATGCGGCGCGAGCGGGATCGGCTGGCGGGAGAGAAGAAAGGTTAA
- a CDS encoding DUF948 domain-containing protein: MTGIEVAAIVVALGVAVFVGVLVPVLIELKKTVAESGLLLAQMNRDLPSLLKEMRETTQNLNQLAEYTREGIEHAAVFLHAVGEVGETVQNVHDTVRGRNGAWLRNVAGLVAGFKAASSVVKARMSHGEGGQSNGG, from the coding sequence ATGACGGGCATAGAAGTCGCGGCGATCGTGGTGGCATTGGGCGTGGCCGTGTTTGTCGGCGTCCTAGTCCCAGTGCTGATCGAACTCAAGAAGACCGTGGCGGAATCGGGACTCTTGCTGGCCCAAATGAATCGGGATCTGCCGTCGTTGCTGAAAGAGATGCGCGAGACGACCCAGAATTTGAACCAGCTGGCCGAGTATACGCGGGAGGGGATCGAGCATGCGGCGGTGTTCCTCCACGCGGTCGGAGAAGTCGGCGAGACCGTGCAGAACGTGCATGACACGGTCCGGGGGCGAAACGGTGCGTGGCTGAGGAATGTGGCCGGCCTGGTGGCCGGATTCAAAGCCGCGTCGTCGGTGGTGAAAGCACGGATGTCTCATGGAGAAGGAGGGCAGTCCAATGGCGGATGA
- the gatA gene encoding Asp-tRNA(Asn)/Glu-tRNA(Gln) amidotransferase subunit GatA: MSLYKLTLRELQEKFTKGEVTACEIVQAYTLRLNQLEPKVRAYITLTKEAALAQAAALDEKLKGWRRTMPLMGMPVAVKDNICTQNVLTTCASRMLGNFVPPYDASVIARLRGQSYLLLGKTNLDEFAMGSSTENSAFGPSRNPWNLSRVPGGSSGGSAAAVAADLCAAALGSDTGGSIRQPAACCGVVGLKPTYGRVSRFGLVAFASSLDQIGPITKDVADAAMLLGVIAGHDPLDSTSANLPVPDYAKALKKKDFKKLKVGVPREYFAEGLDPEVEQAVQAAIEEIKQLGGEVKEIALPRTDAAIATYYLIATAEASSNLARYDGVKFGLRSKETGNLLDMYMKTRQEGFGPEVKRRIMLGTYALSAGYYDAFYGKAQAVRTLIRQDFEAAFREVDLIVTPVTPTPAFKLGEKSEDPLQMYLSDIYTISVNLAGNPAISVPCGFSKAGLPIGLQLIGRPFEEETLLRGAYAYEQATGWRAKRPNIR, from the coding sequence ATGTCGCTCTACAAGTTGACGTTGCGCGAACTGCAGGAGAAGTTCACCAAGGGCGAAGTCACGGCCTGCGAGATCGTGCAGGCCTATACGCTGCGTCTCAATCAGCTGGAGCCCAAGGTCCGGGCCTACATCACGCTGACAAAGGAGGCCGCTCTGGCCCAGGCGGCAGCCCTGGATGAAAAGCTCAAGGGCTGGCGTCGTACGATGCCGCTGATGGGCATGCCGGTGGCGGTCAAGGACAATATCTGCACGCAGAACGTGCTGACGACCTGTGCCTCGCGGATGCTCGGCAACTTCGTGCCGCCCTACGATGCCTCCGTGATCGCGCGGTTGCGCGGCCAAAGCTATCTCCTGCTGGGCAAGACCAACCTGGATGAATTTGCCATGGGTTCTTCGACGGAGAACTCGGCCTTCGGTCCGAGCCGGAACCCATGGAACCTGAGTCGGGTGCCGGGCGGGTCCAGCGGCGGATCGGCGGCGGCCGTGGCGGCGGATCTTTGCGCCGCCGCGTTGGGATCGGATACGGGCGGCTCCATCCGGCAGCCGGCTGCCTGTTGCGGGGTGGTCGGGTTGAAGCCCACCTACGGGCGGGTGTCCCGTTTCGGCCTGGTGGCCTTCGCGTCATCGCTGGATCAGATCGGCCCGATCACCAAAGACGTGGCGGATGCGGCGATGTTGCTGGGCGTAATCGCGGGGCACGATCCCTTGGATTCCACCAGCGCCAACCTCCCGGTGCCGGATTATGCCAAGGCACTCAAGAAGAAAGACTTCAAGAAGTTGAAGGTCGGCGTGCCGCGGGAATATTTCGCGGAAGGGCTGGACCCGGAGGTCGAGCAAGCGGTGCAGGCGGCCATCGAAGAGATCAAGCAGCTGGGGGGGGAGGTCAAGGAGATCGCCCTGCCGAGGACCGATGCGGCGATCGCCACCTACTACCTGATTGCGACGGCGGAGGCCAGCTCCAACCTGGCTCGGTACGACGGGGTCAAGTTCGGGCTCCGGTCCAAAGAAACCGGGAACCTGCTGGACATGTACATGAAGACCAGGCAGGAAGGGTTCGGGCCGGAGGTGAAGCGGCGGATCATGCTGGGTACCTATGCGCTCAGCGCCGGCTACTATGATGCCTTCTACGGCAAGGCCCAGGCGGTGCGGACCTTGATCCGGCAGGATTTCGAGGCGGCGTTCCGCGAGGTGGATCTGATTGTCACGCCGGTGACGCCGACGCCGGCGTTCAAGCTGGGTGAAAAATCCGAAGATCCGTTGCAGATGTACCTCTCGGACATCTATACGATCTCCGTAAACCTGGCGGGGAACCCGGCCATTTCGGTGCCCTGCGGGTTCAGCAAGGCGGGGCTGCCGATCGGGCTACAGCTCATCGGTCGGCCGTTCGAAGAGGAAACACTCTTGCGCGGCGCTTATGCCTACGAGCAGGCGACCGGCTGGCGGGCCAAGCGGCCGAATATCAGGTGA
- a CDS encoding aspartate 1-decarboxylase: MFRQMLRSKIHRAAVTDACLDYEGSLTVDEDLLDAAGILPYEAIVISNLNNGERFTTYAMAGKRGSGEVILNGPTARKGAVGDQIIIFCYEYYAEDEIKRHVPKIIRVGERNKIVR; the protein is encoded by the coding sequence ATGTTTCGACAAATGCTGCGATCCAAAATACACCGTGCGGCGGTGACCGATGCCTGCCTGGACTACGAGGGCAGTCTGACCGTGGACGAGGATCTGCTCGATGCGGCGGGCATCCTGCCCTACGAGGCCATCGTCATTTCCAACCTGAACAACGGTGAGCGGTTCACGACCTATGCGATGGCCGGAAAGCGGGGGAGCGGCGAGGTGATCCTGAACGGCCCGACGGCCCGTAAGGGAGCGGTGGGCGACCAGATCATCATCTTCTGCTACGAGTATTACGCGGAGGATGAGATTAAGCGTCATGTGCCCAAGATCATCCGAGTGGGCGAGCGCAACAAGATTGTAAGGTAA
- the gatC gene encoding Asp-tRNA(Asn)/Glu-tRNA(Gln) amidotransferase subunit GatC yields MQITKQDVEHVAKLARLEITEMERDAFSKQLSAILTYVEKLKTLETSGVEPTATVLEQTNVFREDKARPSLPVEKALANAPESESGHFRVPRILE; encoded by the coding sequence ATGCAGATCACCAAGCAAGACGTCGAGCACGTGGCCAAGCTGGCGCGGCTGGAGATCACCGAGATGGAACGGGACGCGTTCAGCAAGCAGCTCAGTGCAATCCTGACCTATGTGGAGAAGTTGAAGACGTTGGAGACCTCTGGTGTGGAGCCGACCGCGACGGTGTTGGAACAGACCAACGTCTTTCGGGAGGACAAGGCGCGGCCGAGCCTGCCGGTGGAGAAGGCGTTGGCGAACGCGCCGGAAAGTGAAAGCGGACATTTTCGGGTGCCGCGGATTCTGGAATAG
- the glmS gene encoding glutamine--fructose-6-phosphate transaminase (isomerizing), whose protein sequence is MCGIVGYVGDQEAVPVLLDGLRRLEYRGYDSAGVAVLHDGTIEVRRSVGKLANLEKALADRAISGRTGIGHTRWATHGKPSEQNAHPHRSGGCVLVHNGIIENYVALKQELQQAGYRFESETDTEVVAHLIGRNVNRGMRLVEAVRAATKDIRGSYAIAAICEREPQTLVAARSGCPLVIGQCAGATLVASDVMAMLAHTREVTYLEEGDVALMTPSQVSITDAAGAPVRRPVTRVSWDAAAAEKGGYAHFMLKEIFEQPQAIRDTMRGRYTFETGEADLPDIGLTDEQFAQIGRVWIVACGTSWHAGLVGKYLIEEMVRTPVQVDIGSEFRYRNPLVEKDDLFVTISQSGETADTLAAAREAKQRGARVVSIVNVVGSTLARESDGVLYTHCGPEIGVASTKAFTAQLAALYLLALHLARVRGVLNANDGRVWLERFVALPSLVEQILRRDGEIQAIAKRYYEKRNFLYLGRGINYPIALEGALKLKEISYIHAEGYAAGEMKHGPIALIDQDMPVVVLAPRDRLYEKTVSNLMEVKARNAPVIALVSEGERDLGNVADAVFTIPEVPALLTPILFTVVLQLLAYHIAVLRGTDVDQPRNLAKSVTVE, encoded by the coding sequence ATGTGCGGCATCGTCGGATATGTCGGTGATCAGGAGGCCGTGCCTGTTCTGCTGGATGGGCTGCGGCGCCTGGAATATCGCGGCTACGATTCGGCCGGGGTTGCCGTCCTGCACGACGGCACCATCGAGGTGCGGCGCAGTGTCGGCAAGTTGGCCAATCTTGAAAAGGCGCTGGCCGACCGGGCGATCTCCGGCCGGACCGGCATTGGGCATACGCGCTGGGCCACGCACGGGAAGCCCTCCGAGCAGAACGCGCATCCGCATCGCTCTGGTGGTTGTGTGCTGGTCCACAATGGCATCATCGAGAACTACGTTGCGCTCAAACAGGAACTGCAGCAGGCCGGCTATCGGTTCGAATCGGAAACCGACACGGAAGTGGTGGCGCACTTGATCGGCCGGAATGTGAACCGGGGGATGCGTTTAGTGGAGGCCGTGCGCGCGGCGACGAAAGACATCCGTGGCAGCTATGCCATCGCCGCGATCTGCGAGCGGGAACCGCAGACGCTGGTCGCGGCTCGGTCCGGTTGTCCGTTGGTGATCGGCCAGTGCGCCGGCGCGACGCTGGTCGCCTCGGATGTGATGGCCATGCTGGCCCATACGCGGGAAGTAACGTATCTCGAGGAGGGGGACGTGGCCCTGATGACCCCGTCGCAGGTGTCGATCACGGATGCCGCGGGTGCGCCGGTGCGCCGGCCGGTCACGCGGGTGTCCTGGGATGCAGCGGCGGCGGAAAAAGGCGGCTACGCCCACTTCATGCTCAAGGAGATTTTCGAACAGCCGCAGGCGATCCGGGACACGATGCGGGGCCGGTACACGTTCGAAACCGGCGAAGCCGATTTGCCGGATATCGGCTTGACCGACGAGCAGTTTGCGCAGATCGGGCGCGTCTGGATTGTGGCTTGCGGCACCTCCTGGCATGCCGGTCTTGTGGGCAAATACTTGATCGAGGAGATGGTCAGGACGCCGGTGCAAGTCGATATCGGATCGGAATTCCGGTACCGGAACCCGCTGGTCGAAAAGGACGACTTGTTTGTCACGATCTCCCAGTCCGGGGAGACCGCGGATACGCTGGCGGCGGCCCGTGAAGCCAAGCAGCGGGGCGCCCGCGTGGTTTCCATCGTCAACGTGGTCGGCAGCACGCTGGCGCGGGAATCCGACGGGGTGCTCTATACCCACTGCGGGCCGGAGATCGGCGTGGCCTCGACCAAGGCCTTCACGGCGCAGCTCGCGGCGCTCTATTTGCTGGCCTTGCATCTGGCCCGCGTGCGCGGGGTACTGAACGCCAACGACGGGCGTGTATGGCTGGAGCGGTTCGTGGCCCTGCCGTCGCTGGTCGAGCAGATTCTGAGACGCGATGGAGAGATTCAGGCGATCGCGAAACGGTATTATGAGAAACGGAACTTCCTCTACCTGGGACGCGGGATCAATTATCCGATCGCGCTGGAGGGGGCGTTGAAGCTCAAAGAGATCTCCTACATCCACGCGGAGGGTTATGCAGCCGGGGAAATGAAACACGGCCCGATCGCGCTGATCGATCAGGACATGCCGGTGGTGGTCTTGGCGCCGCGCGACCGTCTCTACGAAAAGACGGTCAGCAACCTGATGGAGGTCAAGGCCCGCAATGCGCCGGTGATTGCGTTGGTCAGCGAGGGCGAGCGCGATTTGGGCAATGTGGCGGACGCGGTCTTTACGATTCCCGAGGTGCCGGCGCTGCTGACGCCGATTTTGTTTACGGTGGTGTTGCAGCTTCTGGCCTACCACATCGCGGTGCTGCGGGGTACGGATGTGGATCAGCCGCGGAATTTGGCCAAGAGCGTGACGGTGGAATAG
- the glmU gene encoding UDP-N-acetylglucosamine diphosphorylase/glucosamine-1-phosphate N-acetyltransferase, translating into MHKSPLAGLAAIVMAAGLGKRMKSKQVKVLHAVAGRPMILYALDLAARLAGAGTVVVVGHQGEQVKAVIDAHGAAGARGSAKREKGLTAHVGRGAASTPSILIAEQQQQLGTGHAVMQARGAFLRARGAPASTYVILNGDTPLLREGTIRALIRLHESERATVTILTALLDNPAGYGRVVRQGAGGPVLRIVEDRDATAIETAIREINVGTYVVDGSFLFEALDKLAPRNAQREYYLTDIVGLAVERGMTVAAMAAPSAEESLGINTRQQLATAEQIIRREICDRWMEAGVTLRDPATTWIDHDVEIGQDTVIYPNVTLEGHTKIGEDCIIHAQTRMTNSEVGRRVVVQDGCVVKDACLEEGVTIGPFAHLRPGTVLRKGAKVGNFVEIKKTELGEESKANHLSYLGDARIGRGVNIGAGTITCNYDGVHKHETVIEDDVFVGSDSQFVAPVKVGRGAVIAAGSTVTQDVPPDALAVSRAAQVNRPGWAARRRVLMASEGREASDVKREVTLRKPLVPHPSRLTKGGMAKRKTRKAKG; encoded by the coding sequence ATGCACAAATCTCCCCTTGCAGGTCTCGCCGCGATTGTCATGGCGGCGGGGCTGGGGAAACGGATGAAGTCCAAGCAGGTCAAAGTCCTGCATGCAGTGGCGGGCCGTCCGATGATTCTGTATGCGCTGGATTTGGCGGCTCGGCTGGCCGGCGCGGGGACGGTCGTCGTGGTCGGCCATCAGGGGGAGCAGGTGAAGGCGGTGATCGACGCTCATGGCGCGGCCGGCGCGCGTGGTTCGGCAAAGCGCGAGAAGGGGCTCACGGCCCATGTCGGTCGAGGGGCCGCTTCGACGCCTTCGATTCTCATCGCCGAGCAGCAGCAGCAGTTGGGCACCGGCCATGCCGTGATGCAGGCCCGCGGCGCGTTCCTGCGCGCGCGGGGCGCGCCGGCCTCGACCTATGTGATCCTGAACGGGGATACCCCCTTGCTGCGGGAGGGGACCATTCGGGCGTTGATCCGGTTGCACGAATCCGAACGAGCGACGGTGACGATCCTGACGGCCCTCTTGGACAACCCGGCCGGCTACGGCCGTGTGGTGCGGCAAGGCGCCGGCGGGCCGGTGTTGCGCATCGTGGAGGATCGCGATGCGACCGCCATCGAGACGGCGATCCGGGAGATCAACGTCGGCACCTATGTCGTGGACGGGTCCTTTCTGTTCGAAGCCCTGGATAAACTGGCGCCGCGGAATGCGCAGCGGGAGTACTACCTCACGGATATCGTTGGCTTGGCGGTGGAGCGGGGGATGACGGTGGCGGCGATGGCTGCGCCAAGCGCCGAGGAATCGCTGGGTATCAATACGCGTCAGCAACTTGCGACAGCCGAGCAGATCATCCGGCGGGAGATCTGCGACCGGTGGATGGAGGCGGGGGTGACGCTGCGCGATCCGGCCACGACGTGGATCGATCACGATGTCGAGATCGGGCAGGACACGGTGATCTATCCGAACGTGACGTTGGAAGGGCATACCAAAATCGGCGAGGACTGTATCATCCATGCCCAGACGCGTATGACGAACAGCGAGGTGGGCCGGCGTGTCGTGGTGCAAGATGGCTGCGTGGTGAAGGACGCATGCCTGGAGGAGGGCGTCACGATCGGGCCCTTCGCGCATCTCCGCCCCGGTACGGTGCTTCGGAAAGGCGCCAAGGTCGGGAACTTCGTCGAAATCAAAAAAACCGAACTGGGCGAGGAGTCCAAGGCCAACCATCTGAGCTATTTGGGCGACGCCCGGATCGGGCGAGGCGTGAACATCGGTGCCGGGACGATCACCTGCAACTACGATGGCGTCCATAAGCACGAGACCGTGATCGAAGACGACGTCTTCGTGGGCAGCGACAGCCAGTTTGTTGCGCCGGTGAAGGTCGGCCGTGGGGCCGTGATCGCCGCCGGTTCGACGGTGACGCAGGATGTGCCGCCTGATGCTTTGGCCGTCTCGCGGGCCGCGCAAGTCAACCGTCCCGGTTGGGCGGCGCGCCGGCGGGTGTTGATGGCCTCAGAGGGCCGAGAGGCGTCAGACGTGAAACGGGAGGTGACGCTCCGAAAACCCCTCGTGCCTCATCCCTCGCGCCTCACGAAGGGCGGTATGGCCAAACGAAAAACAAGAAAAGCAAAGGGCTGA
- a CDS encoding DUF502 domain-containing protein, whose amino-acid sequence MVKTLKASLKRYFLTGLLVITPIWGTVLILKTLFLTVDGILGGVLAKFVIPEYYVPGIGILTLIALIFTTGLLATNIIGGQVVKLWEDWLHRVPVVRGIYATLKAMMDILSFKDKEKYNRVVLIQFPKNGHYCFAFVTGITRGEVQQISTEPLLNVYVPTSPNPTSGYFLLVPEQEVVSLDISVEEAMKLIVSGGLYQPTPSMPAVVQPKSAPASAERPGVEVPIA is encoded by the coding sequence CTGGTGAAGACACTCAAAGCTTCCCTCAAACGCTACTTCCTGACGGGGTTGCTGGTCATTACCCCCATCTGGGGGACGGTGCTCATTCTGAAGACCTTGTTCCTGACCGTGGACGGGATCTTGGGGGGCGTGCTGGCGAAGTTCGTGATTCCCGAGTACTACGTACCAGGGATCGGCATCCTCACCCTGATTGCGTTGATTTTTACCACCGGTCTGCTGGCGACCAACATCATCGGGGGGCAGGTCGTCAAGCTGTGGGAGGATTGGTTGCACCGAGTCCCGGTGGTCCGCGGCATCTACGCGACGCTCAAAGCCATGATGGACATCCTGTCCTTCAAGGACAAGGAAAAGTACAACCGCGTCGTCCTGATCCAGTTTCCCAAAAACGGCCATTACTGTTTCGCGTTTGTGACCGGCATCACGCGTGGCGAAGTGCAGCAGATTTCCACGGAGCCATTGTTGAACGTCTATGTGCCCACGTCGCCGAACCCTACCTCGGGCTATTTCTTGTTGGTGCCCGAGCAAGAGGTCGTGTCGCTGGACATCAGTGTGGAAGAAGCGATGAAGCTGATCGTATCGGGCGGACTCTACCAGCCTACGCCGTCCATGCCGGCGGTCGTGCAGCCCAAGTCGGCGCCGGCGTCGGCCGAGCGCCCCGGCGTGGAGGTTCCGATCGCATGA
- a CDS encoding dTMP kinase, with translation MGAQRGGRRGLLITVEGVEGSGKTTQCARLAKRLREAGHRVLETREPGGTPLAERIRSLFLGTVVGTDPAEPITPECEALLVFACRSQHVRQVIEPAIREGTIVLCDRFVDSTLAYQGYGRRLDVKTLRTLNRFVTNGLAPVLTLLFDLPAQAGLARRRRNELELNRLDREAKQFHERVRRGFLALAALEPRRVKVLDARADPDQVEAAAWTLVQRCLAKHQKVSKS, from the coding sequence ATGGGTGCCCAAAGGGGGGGCCGTCGAGGCCTCCTGATCACCGTCGAGGGGGTCGAAGGAAGCGGGAAAACCACCCAGTGCGCGAGGCTGGCCAAACGCCTCCGGGAAGCAGGCCACCGGGTCCTGGAGACCAGGGAACCGGGCGGGACGCCCCTGGCCGAACGGATCCGCTCTCTGTTCCTCGGCACAGTTGTCGGCACAGACCCGGCCGAACCGATCACGCCGGAGTGCGAAGCCCTGTTGGTATTTGCCTGCCGCAGCCAACACGTCAGGCAGGTGATCGAACCGGCCATCAGGGAAGGGACGATCGTCCTCTGCGACCGTTTCGTGGACTCCACCCTCGCCTACCAAGGCTATGGACGCAGGCTGGACGTCAAGACTCTCCGGACCCTCAATCGGTTTGTCACCAACGGACTCGCCCCTGTGCTGACACTGCTGTTCGACCTCCCGGCTCAGGCGGGCTTGGCCCGTCGGCGGCGCAATGAACTGGAATTAAATCGTCTCGATCGGGAAGCCAAACAATTCCACGAACGGGTGCGCCGGGGATTCCTCGCGCTGGCCGCCCTAGAGCCGCGCCGCGTCAAAGTGCTCGACGCCCGAGCGGACCCGGACCAGGTGGAAGCAGCGGCCTGGACGCTGGTCCAGCGATGCCTGGCAAAACATCAGAAAGTCTCCAAGTCATAA
- the holB gene encoding DNA polymerase III subunit delta', with amino-acid sequence MPFNQLIGHDRPKAILKASILHDRIAHAYLFHGEEGIGKKLAATLFAQTVNCETPYGAQGPDACGTCRSCAQIDARTHPDFLLIEPDRELANPQIKIEQVRQLEEQIVYRPLVSPWKVYLIDDADRLTQGAANALLKTLEEPAAHSLFLLVSNRPSALPTTVRSRCQSIRFVPPARTQVEAALITQRNLPPDDAHFLSMIAQGRIGLALRTDLAEARKQQDEFSSLTDPAALRSIATILMAAESLHKSDRALEALEWMARWGRDLLLVRLGADPDHLLNRDRLPELQRAAATVQPQLLAEVLEEIQAVERNAGRNLNLQMALEQILLHLRDAVASPALAGPPR; translated from the coding sequence ATGCCGTTTAACCAGCTCATCGGACACGACCGGCCCAAGGCGATCCTCAAGGCCTCGATCCTCCACGACCGGATCGCCCACGCCTATCTCTTCCATGGAGAAGAAGGCATCGGGAAAAAACTGGCCGCCACCCTCTTTGCCCAAACCGTCAACTGCGAAACGCCCTATGGCGCCCAAGGCCCCGATGCCTGTGGTACCTGCCGCTCCTGCGCTCAGATCGACGCACGCACGCACCCGGACTTTCTCCTGATCGAACCGGACCGCGAACTGGCCAACCCCCAGATCAAGATCGAGCAAGTCCGCCAGTTGGAAGAACAGATCGTCTATCGTCCCCTGGTCAGCCCCTGGAAGGTCTACCTCATCGACGACGCGGACCGGCTGACCCAGGGCGCTGCCAACGCGCTGCTTAAAACGCTGGAGGAGCCGGCCGCACACAGTCTGTTCCTCTTGGTCAGCAACCGACCGTCGGCCTTGCCGACGACCGTCCGCTCGCGCTGCCAGAGCATCCGCTTCGTGCCGCCCGCCAGAACCCAGGTCGAAGCCGCCCTGATCACGCAGCGGAACCTGCCGCCGGACGATGCGCACTTTCTGTCCATGATCGCCCAGGGCCGGATCGGGCTGGCCCTGCGGACCGACCTGGCCGAGGCCCGCAAACAACAAGACGAGTTTTCTTCCCTCACCGACCCAGCCGCCCTGCGCTCCATTGCGACGATTTTGATGGCGGCCGAGTCGCTCCATAAATCGGACCGGGCCCTCGAAGCCCTGGAGTGGATGGCACGCTGGGGCCGCGACCTTCTGCTAGTCCGCCTGGGCGCCGACCCGGACCATCTGCTGAACCGAGACCGCTTGCCGGAATTACAGCGGGCGGCTGCAACCGTCCAGCCCCAGCTGCTAGCCGAGGTACTGGAGGAGATTCAGGCGGTCGAGCGCAACGCCGGTCGCAACCTGAATCTTCAAATGGCCCTGGAACAGATCCTCCTCCACCTGCGTGATGCGGTCGCCTCGCCGGCCCTCGCCGGCCCTCCCCGATAA